CGGCCGAGGCCGCCCGGCGGACCGCCGACGGTACGGCGGTCCTGCTGGACGTGCGCGAGGCCGCCGAGTGGCACGCCGGGCACGCTCCCGGCGCGGTCCATCTGCCGCTGTCCCTGCTGGCCGGGGGCGCGTCGCTGCCGGACGCGGCGACGGGCCGCCCGCTGGTGCTGATCTGCCGCTCCGGCCATCGGTCCCGGCAGGCCGCCCGCATACTCACCGGCCGCGGCGCCCAGGCCGTCGATGTCGTGGGCGGCATGAGCGCCTGGGCCGCCGCGGGGCTGCCCGTGCACGGCCGGCACGGGGCGGCGGGCACCGTCGCATGACCACGCTCATCCTGGCGCTGACCGCCGGGGCGGTGGTCGGTCTGGCGCTCGGCGGTCTGGGCGGCGGCGGGAGCGTTCTCGCCGTCCCCGCACTGATCCATCCACCCCGGCCGCGGCCACCACCGCCGGTCTGCTCATCGTCATCGCCACATCCGTCACCGGCCCTGTCGCCCACGCCAGGGAGGGCAGGGTCCGCTGGCGTACGGCAGGGCTCTTCGCGGCGGCCGGGATCGTGCCCGCCGGGCGGGCCGCACGGGCGGGCGCCGGGCTCGGCGCAGTGACCGGGTTCCTCGGTGTGGGCGGTGGGTTTCTCGCGGTGCCCGCCCTGGTCACCGTGCCGGCGGTTCCGATGACCGCGGCGGTCGGTACCAGCCTGCTGGTCATCACGGTGAACTCCACGGCTGCTC
This sequence is a window from Streptomyces sp. NBC_01217. Protein-coding genes within it:
- a CDS encoding rhodanese-like domain-containing protein, which codes for MPSFFRRGPGRVTPAEAARRTADGTAVLLDVREAAEWHAGHAPGAVHLPLSLLAGGASLPDAATGRPLVLICRSGHRSRQAARILTGRGAQAVDVVGGMSAWAAAGLPVHGRHGAAGTVA